A window from Drosophila kikkawai strain 14028-0561.14 chromosome 2L, DkikHiC1v2, whole genome shotgun sequence encodes these proteins:
- the LOC108075888 gene encoding mitochondrial uncoupling protein 4C, producing MDRDEENYWHLRPYNVPNLPPVDVVEPLTARNLFQLYCNTFLAANFAESWVFWMDVGKTRMQVEGEEAKKTGAKMPSFRATIQNMIKVEGVRSIYAGFSAMVARNFLFNSVRVVLYDIFRRPFLYVNERNEEVLGTHWALGCGFTAGCIAQGLSNPFDIVKVRMQTEGRRRQLGYEPRVNNMVQAFVDIYKHGGLPSMWKGVGPSCLRACLMTAGDVGTYDLSKRMLKRHLNLEEGIPLRFGASMCAGFTASVLSTPADVIKSRMMNQPVDENGKNLYYRNSLECVRTLVKEEGALTLYKGFLPIWFRLGPFSVLFWLSIEQLRQWEGQVGF from the coding sequence ATGGACAGGGATGAGGAGAACTACTGGCACCTGCGACCTTACAATGTACCCAACTTACCCCCCGTAGACGTGGTGGAACCTCTGACGGCACGGAATCTTTTCCAGCTGTACTGCAACACCTTCCTTGCTGCCAACTTTGCCGAGTCATGGGTTTTTTGGATGGACGTGGGCAAGACCCGGATGCAGGTGGAGGGCGAGGAGGCGAAGAAAACGGGTGCCAAAATGCCATCTTTCCGGGCCACTATACAGAACATGATTAAGGTCGAAGGCGTCAGATCTATATACGCCGGCTTTTCGGCTATGGTCGCCCGAAATTTTCTGTTTAACTCAGTCCGCGTCGTCCTATACGACATCTTTCGGCGCCCGTTTCTCTATGTCAACGAGCGCAACGAAGAAGTCCTCGGAACCCACTGGGCCCTGGGTTGTGGCTTCACGGCGGGCTGCATAGCCCAGGGACTGTCCAATCCCTTCGACATCGTCAAGGTTCGGATGCAGACGGAAGGCCGCCGACGGCAGCTGGGCTACGAGCCGCGGGTAAACAACATGGTACAGGCCTTCGTGGACATCTACAAGCATGGGGGCCTGCCCAGCATGTGGAAGGGCGTAGGACCGAGCTGCTTGAGGGCCTGCCTCATGACTGCCGGCGACGTGGGTACCTACGATCTGAGCAAGCGTATGCTGAAGCGCCACCTGAACTTGGAGGAGGGCATCCCACTGCGCTTCGGGGCCTCAATGTGCGCCGGCTTCACAGCATCCGTGCTTAGCACTCCGGCTGATGTAATCAAGTCGCGGATGATGAACCAGCCGGTGGATGAGAACGGAAAGAATCTATATTATAGAAACTCCTTGGAATGTGTTAGAACGCTGGTAAAGGAAGAGGGGGCACTAACGCTGTACAAGGGCTTCCTGCCCATCTGGTTTCGTCTCGGACCCTTCTCGGTTCTCTTCTGGCTGTCAATTGAACAACTGCGCCAGTGGGAGGGCCAGGTGGGATTCTAA